A part of Longimicrobium sp. genomic DNA contains:
- a CDS encoding electron-transfer flavoprotein:ubiquinone oxidoreductase, with translation MADNARLLPIAHQPELPQERLILAEAPDAEALEMDVVIVGAGPAGLACAIELARLARKDGEAGGALGGLQVAVLEKAAALGEHQLSGAVVNPRPFRELFPELTDADFPFRGPVTKEAVYLLTAGGHFRIPTPPPMRNHGNHVASLCEIVRWLGGKAEELEVNVLPGFPVDSLLVDGEKVVGARTTPSGLKRDGTPGPGAEPPTDLTAKVVVLAEGTRGALGQAYRKWRGIGSENPQIFALGVKELWETKVPFEGIVHTLGWPLPRDAFGGSFMYALEPNLVALGLVVGLDYRRSTLDTHVLLQRMKTHPFFRKYLDGGEMVEWGAKTIPEGGFYALPERKTGDGLVMVGDTVGFVDVPSLKGVHYAVQSGIFAARAVFDALKAGDTSAAALAAYDRAVDGSYIREDLHRTRNMRLAFKSGFYAGGFKAGLMTLTRGRFPGGKIDMHADAQAERVVAPEEPFTPDGKLTFSKVDAVFKSGNQTRDDIPSHLVVGEDVTGELADFYAHVCPAGVYERQGERLVVNPPNCIDCKATDVVGPRWTPREGGSGPAYKRM, from the coding sequence ATGGCTGACAACGCACGCCTGCTCCCGATCGCCCACCAGCCCGAGCTGCCGCAGGAGCGGCTGATCCTGGCCGAGGCGCCCGACGCCGAGGCGCTGGAGATGGACGTGGTGATCGTCGGCGCGGGGCCGGCGGGGCTCGCCTGCGCCATCGAGCTGGCGCGCCTGGCCCGCAAGGACGGCGAGGCCGGCGGCGCGCTGGGCGGGCTGCAGGTCGCCGTGCTGGAGAAGGCCGCGGCGCTCGGCGAGCACCAGCTCTCGGGCGCGGTGGTGAACCCGCGCCCCTTCCGCGAGCTCTTCCCCGAGCTCACCGACGCCGACTTCCCCTTCCGCGGCCCGGTCACGAAGGAGGCCGTCTACCTGCTCACCGCCGGCGGGCATTTCCGCATCCCCACGCCGCCGCCGATGCGGAACCACGGCAACCACGTCGCCTCGCTCTGCGAGATCGTGCGGTGGCTGGGCGGCAAGGCCGAGGAGCTGGAGGTCAACGTCCTCCCCGGCTTCCCCGTCGACTCGCTGCTGGTGGACGGGGAGAAGGTGGTCGGCGCGCGGACGACGCCCTCGGGGCTCAAGCGCGACGGGACGCCGGGCCCGGGCGCGGAGCCGCCGACGGACCTCACCGCGAAGGTGGTGGTGCTGGCCGAGGGGACGCGCGGGGCGCTGGGGCAGGCGTACCGGAAGTGGCGGGGCATCGGCTCCGAGAACCCGCAGATCTTCGCGCTGGGGGTGAAGGAGCTGTGGGAGACGAAGGTGCCGTTCGAGGGGATCGTGCACACGCTGGGGTGGCCCCTGCCGCGCGACGCCTTCGGCGGGAGCTTCATGTACGCGCTGGAGCCGAACCTGGTCGCCCTGGGCCTCGTCGTGGGCCTCGACTACCGGCGCAGCACGCTGGACACGCACGTGCTCCTGCAGCGGATGAAGACGCACCCGTTCTTCCGGAAGTACCTGGACGGCGGCGAGATGGTGGAGTGGGGGGCCAAGACGATCCCCGAGGGCGGCTTCTACGCGCTGCCCGAGCGGAAGACGGGCGACGGGCTGGTGATGGTGGGCGACACGGTGGGCTTCGTGGACGTGCCCTCGCTCAAGGGCGTCCACTACGCCGTGCAGTCGGGGATCTTCGCCGCGCGGGCCGTCTTCGACGCGCTGAAGGCGGGCGACACGTCGGCCGCGGCGCTGGCGGCGTACGACCGGGCCGTGGACGGCAGCTACATCCGCGAGGACCTGCACCGCACGCGCAACATGCGGCTGGCGTTCAAGAGCGGCTTCTACGCGGGCGGCTTCAAGGCGGGGCTGATGACGCTCACCCGCGGCCGGTTCCCCGGGGGGAAGATCGACATGCACGCCGACGCCCAGGCGGAGCGGGTGGTGGCGCCCGAGGAGCCGTTCACGCCCGACGGCAAGCTCACCTTCAGCAAGGTGGACGCGGTGTTCAAGTCGGGGAACCAGACGCGCGACGACATCCCCAGCCACCTGGTCGTGGGGGAGGACGTCACGGGCGAGCTGGCCGACTTCTACGCGCACGTCTGCCCGGCGGGCGTCTACGAGCGCCAGGGAGAGCGGCTGGTGGTGAACCCGCCCAACTGCATCGACTGCAAGGCCACCGACGTGGTGGGCCCCCGCTGGACCCCGCGCGAGGGCGGCAGCGGCCCCGCGTACAAGCGGATGTAG